TCTAACTGATCTTCTATACGTGGCATGGGGTATTTGTCTTTCATTGTTTTTCTGTTTAGAGACCTATAATCAATGCATAACCGCTTTTCACCATTTTTCTTGCCTACTAAAATCACGGGGCTTGAATAATCAGATGTACTTTCTCGAATTATGCCATTagttaataaatcattaataattttgttaagatGTTCGCGCTCACTATGAGATATCCTGTAGGGATTATAAACTACTGGTTTATCATCCGTTAATGTAATATCCATCCGTGTTATATTAGTTTTGCCTAATTCTGTCATATTCATAGCGAAGCAATccctatattttgttaataaagcaTATAATTGGTCTTTTTGTTGTTCCGATATCTCAGTACTAATTTTTACATCCATTAATGGTAACGGTTCATAGTTTTTAGCTTCATCTATTATGCCtatatattcattataatatgtCTCGTTAAATTTGTGACCCCTAACTAGTAAAGaacctttattaattattaatttgttagaaGATAAATTTGTCAACATTATATAACCCCGTCCTAACTGGAAGCTAAACAGCCCTGGCATTACTATATATTCATTATTTGGAATAACTCGAAGACTAATCTGCACATACAATCCGCCAGTATATTTATCATTAGCGATCACATTAACTGGCATAGTCATTTTAGGTAATACGATTTCGTCCTTGTCTGCACAGAGTGTAACCTTCGAGTCATTATCACTTAAATCAGGTGTAGTTATGAACAGCAATTCGCTTTccgtttttaaaagtataacGTTTGGTTTTTCCGTAAATGACTGTCCTACTAGAATTGCTGTTCGTAAGTACTGATCACTAACAACAAGAACTTCTGTCTCAGCTTTAACCGTACCAATACCTAACATAACTGTTATCCTACCTAATGGTTCTACTGCAGAATTCCCAAACCCCTGTAGGGTCGGTAAGTTCTTGGTATCCCATTCATTGCATATAAGTTCAGCACTGGATCTACGCATTAGAGTACATTTACTACCTAAATCAATATATCCTCTTAAAGTTATATCGTTCACTGTAAtatctttgtaatatttctcATTATCAGTATCATTATTAGTAATACACATAACAGCCTTGTTTTGTTCCCTGTCACTACTAACTTTAGTCGATTCGTCATTAGTGTTGTTCCTTTTACGACAATCTTTGGTATCGTGTCCTAATTTAAAGCAAAAGTTACATCTTTTAATAGGTTTGTTACATCTTAAACTTATATGTCCCGGTTCATTACAATTAAAGCAACGTAAAGTATCTGTGCtactatttttagtttgttcATTATTAGGGATATTAGACTGTCTAGACTGCGTATTAGTACGAATACGTGAACGGTTAGTAAacgaattattttcattttgtgacACTGTGCGCAAATAATTAAGGACCTGTTCAGGTTCGTTAAACATGCAAGCTCCGGCTCCCATCCGTACAAACTTATCGTCAATACCATGTATGAGACAACCAACAGCCTTGGTTCCGGTTatttcgcatttatttataagcgccattttatcataataataatgttctagaGATTGCCCAAACCTACAACGGAACCTTAACATTGTCGACAGTAAGTCTCCGTAATTTTCGTTAGAAGGAAAAGCTAGCTTTAATTTTTGAATCCACTCATCCCAAGTGTACAAAACTGAAGGCAGCCCCTTGTACCACTTCTTGGCTAAACCGCTCAATTTAGGAAGTGCATAATGACATATTTGTCGATCATTCCAAGAATAAATTTGAGCGCATTCATTGACCTTATTAATCCAATTTTCTATCGTCTGACTATTATCGCTAGGGTCGAACTCGGGTACCACACTAAATGCTACAGGAAAATTATTTTGAGCCCAGAAATTAGGAAATGACAAAGGCACAGATGAACTACTTGCGTTATTCACTTGAGGGATATCAAATGTCGTGTTATTGGTACTAGGTAAATCGGTATTCgattgattatttataattacggGAGTGTTAGACATGTCTAATTGTACAGCCGAGGTAATTGGCGGCGTTTTGGTTCCTTCACGATTAGAAttaatttcagaatatttttgacCCCTACGATCGGAACGCGTTTCTTTTCTACTCCGCCTTTTACTACGTTTGTGACCATGACGTCGTCTTTTCCGTTGTCGAGATCTACGAGTATTAGTCTCACTACTACAAGACGAATCAGAATAAGAAGTACTAGTATCGCGTGAGTTGCGTCGCTTTCGCTTAGAATTACCCATTACTTTATCTAAAGTGATTCAAAGTACAAAAGTAtctactattttaaaaaaaaaataaccaaaatgaTCAAcgataaatacaataacaaagtcaaatatattcgtacggtttaacttttaaatcatcaaaattaactatttaaattgtgacggtttcaataaacaaaattatcaacgataaataaaataacaacgtcAAATATACTCATACGATTTCACTTtcaaatcaacaaaattaactatttaaattgtaacggtttcaaattgaaaataattttcaccaACACAACGTAAACAAACACTGTTAATGTATCACTTTTAGTTGTTAGATATTCACAACATTATCACCACTTTCCTATTTAGTTGTAATGTACGTAGACTTGCACAATATTAATCAATAGTCTCGTGATTAAATTTGGAATTTCGTCACGTAGATTCCGCGAGAATAACAGCATGTGATGTAGATATTGTAGGTAGTTTATAATGACATTAAGCTCTGACCTTAATCATCCACTGTTCAGGAACCTTCAGGAGACCGCTGCATGAGGCACGTGGAGATCACTATCCCACTTCTGACTTGAAAGAAAACCCAGACATTCGttgcaaatattatgtattcttCTACAATTTCACACGCACAATCCAGTCTCAACAGACACGAGGCCGACTTCGACGATGACTCCCACCAAAAATGCCCCGCCAAAACTAGTTTTTcatcaaatttcaaatcaaaacgTATATCCGGTTCTGTGTTGCcagttaattaaacaatattgcgtatataaattatcttatgCTAACATCTGGTTTCCTGGTGTTGAATGTTATGAAACACGTGGCCTGGCCGCCACACACTGTTGCAAAAGGCAACGTGCAGGCAAAATCTTTAGTGTAGATAGTTACGTATCAGATCAGATTCGTAGCTCTTGCCTGCTCCTGCCATCCTGGTTTCCAATGTTTCGAAACACGTGGCCTGGCCTGGGTTTTCGGAGTCTCttttagggttccgcacaaatagTTAAAATAGAACCTTGAGTCTCTGTTATCTGTCCATCCTTCATCAGGTCTCATCCCGTAAACCGCGATAACTTACTGTTGACAACGCACAAGACCACAGCGGGGGTGCGGGGTCCGGGAGCGCGGAGGCAGTGACGACAGCGCCGAACCAGACGGCCAGTACGAGTTCACTCACCGACGCGGTGACATTTCACgcgtcaaataaatcaaaaatgtaatacaaagcaaaaatgtaatacaaggcaataataaagacatttttgcaGTTTACTCGTTTTAACTTAATAACGTAGTAAACATTTGGTGACCCCGACGTGATCGCGAAGATATATCCGAGAAATCGACGAGTATTGTATCGTCGCGACGAAACGACGTCTCTGTTCGCTTGGCGGCCATTGCACCGCAAGCGGGACGGGCAGTTATTGTGATGGTGTACAATATACCTGCGATCGCTGCATTGGAGCTCGTTCAAGGAAGTAGCCATTTTTTTccttataattcaatttaaaattcgtaaaatttattttataattccgAGTTCAACGTGCCTCGCTTTGCATGCGAATATAATGGTTTTGCACACAGATTTCAGGCTTGTCTGCACGTATTGTCTGTTTGCAAATATACCTTATATGTGTTATGGTTCTGCTCGATAATTCTTAGGAATTAGTTGAGTCATTTGTCATACATAACCTGCATTCGTAGTCATATTGCTCGCTAGCTTGGGTTTGTTTATGCATCTATATACAGCTAGTGACAGCGTTAGCTATTCGAATTGCAGACGGTTGCTTTGAATAATAAGGATATACGCACGAATGCGCTAAGCAGTTAGTTTAAAGGCATATGCCGACTATTTCAGCTGCCGGCACTGCGACAGCCACCAGAATCTACGAGCCACGAGACGGATCAGCCTGCCCGGTGCACAAGTACGCTGAGCTTCGCTACGTCATCGCGGCGCCGGGATCAGCTGGCGGGCAGTTTGCGGTCGTTGACCCGCTTTACATAGCTATAGCGGTGTGCACGGTTTGGCTTTTTTCATATTGCTGTGTTCTGCATAACGCGTTATTCGCTAGAAGTTACGCTAGGGTATTTAACTTATAACTATGGCAGACGATTTAAAGGCTTTAATTCATATTCGCGGTACGATTAAAGCGAGAATTactactttttcaaaatacttgaataatGTTCAAGTTATTGACCTTAAGGTCGTTAGTAAAATTCAAGTTGACGAACTTCAGTTGAAGTTAACTAGACTTCAATCGTTATTATCGCAATTTGACGAGGTTCAGGGCAATATAGAATCATTATCTTCCGATCCTGAACAACAGGTCAGCGAGAGAGAAGTAATAGAAGacaaattttgttcattaattgCTCAAGCGCAGGACTATATTCAACGTTATTCGAAGGCGCATAAggagaatgaaaataactttgaagATAATAATTCTACCAAGTCGtccaaattattcaataatgtaaaattgCCAACCATAGATTTGCCTCATTTCGATGGAGATGCATTAAAGTGGTTGGAATACCGCGATAcgtttaattcattaataaatgagAATGAGTGTATTCCCGACATAAATAAGTTCCATTATTTACGTTCGTCGTTGGAAGGGGGCGCCACTGtcgttattaaatcaatttcctTTTCGGCTCAAAACTATAAGGTAGCTTGGGAGCTTCTTTGCAACAGGTATAATAATACTAGACCTTTgattaataatcatttaaaagcgTTATTTTCGTTTCAATCTCTTGCAAAGGAATCTCACAAAGCATTGCGTTATATGATTGATTATTTCACTCGAAATTTACGAGCTCTTAGTACTTTAAATGAACCAACTGATGCGTGGGATacgttgattatttttatgatgacaagtaaactagatggcgccacATGTCGCAAATGGGAGGAGCACAGGAATTCTCTGTATGAGTCGCCTACtcttaatgatttttatacatttctacGTAATCGTGCGGATGTTTTGGAAACTGTAGAATTCAATAAGGTTGATACTTCTAAGTTTGAAAAAACTTCTCACGGCAAAGAACATAAAGTCACTAAATCTTTTGTTGCGTCAAATGAAAAGAAAGGTAGTAAGTCATGTGTTATATGTAATAAAGATCACTTCTTGCATGAGTgtgacaagtttaaaaatatgagcCTGGAAACGAGATCGAGTGAAGTAGCCAGATTTAAACTGTGCTCGAACTGTCTCCGGCCAGGCCATCGTTCCACTCGCTGCTTTAAGAAGGGTTGTCAGCACTGTAACTCAAAGCATAATACACTATTACATGCActgtcagataaaaataatgagttcAGTAATTTACCAGGTAGCTCTCAAGGTGACAGTGACAATAAAAATGTGTCCCTGTCTGCCGTAATGCCTTGCCAAGTGTTACTGTGTACTGCTCAATTAGAAATCTTAGAACCAAAATCGAAGAAGTCTTATACCGTTAAGGCGCTTCTAGATAGCGGGAGTCAATCATCTTTTGTATCAGAAACTCTAATAAGAAAATTGAGTTTGCCTGTCTCTGAGATTACTCCTATAAATATATTGggtattaacaaaaatgtaaatgcaACTGCACAGAAATGTAACTTTAGAATTAATTCTCGAATTAATTCGTTTCAGTTGACAGTGTCATGTCTTGTTATACCACAAATTACAGGTAAATTGCCTGGTGTTGAAATAAACACTTCGAAGCTAAATTTACCTGCTGATATTGAGCTGGCTGACCCGAGTTTCTTCAGTCCCTCCGATATTCATGTCTTACTGGGGGTAGATGTGTTCTGGGAGATCGTGCATGGTCGTCAGATAAGACTCGGGCGAAATAAGCCTACTCTTCAGGAATCTAAGTTAGGCTGGTTGATTTCCGGCCCGACTGGTAGGAGTTCTGGACCACATATTAAAGCTTGtcatttttcacaaaatattgaagCTTCGTTGTCTAGATTTTGGGACATTGAGGAACTACCtccagttaaaaaatatttctcaaaggTAGAACATTTCTGTGAAGgtcattttcttgaaaatacAAAACGTACTAAAGAAGGCCGTTTCTCAGTAAAAATTCCTTTGAGTGAGTCACCTGAAGCGTCTTTGGGTGATTCTTATAATATAGCTAAACGTCGTTTCTTTACTATAgagaaaaaacttaataaatcaaCACTTCTTAAGGAAGAGTATAAGAATTTCATTCATGAATATGAACGGTTGGGTCATTTATCACCCATCAATCGTCCTGTCTTTGGTTATTATCTGCCGCATCATGCTGTGATACGTGAACATAGTGAGACAACACGTTTGCGCGTAGTTTTCGATGCGTCGTGTAAAACTACCAGTGGCAAGTCTTTTAAT
The genomic region above belongs to Trichoplusia ni isolate ovarian cell line Hi5 chromosome 5, tn1, whole genome shotgun sequence and contains:
- the LOC113494053 gene encoding uncharacterized protein LOC113494053; this translates as MGNSKRKRRNSRDTSTSYSDSSCSSETNTRRSRQRKRRRHGHKRSKRRSRKETRSDRRGQKYSEINSNREGTKTPPITSAVQLDMSNTPVIINNQSNTDLPSTNNTTFDIPQVNNASSSSVPLSFPNFWAQNNFPVAFSVVPEFDPSDNSQTIENWINKVNECAQIYSWNDRQICHYALPKLSGLAKKWYKGLPSVLYTWDEWIQKLKLAFPSNENYGDLLSTMLRFRCRFGQSLEHYYYDKMALINKCEITGTKAVGCLIHGIDDKFVRMGAGACMFNEPEQVLNYLRTVSQNENNSFTNRSRIRTNTQSRQSNIPNNEQTKNSSTDTLRCFNCNEPGHISLRCNKPIKRCNFCFKLGHDTKDCRKRNNTNDESTKVSSDREQNKAVMCITNNDTDNEKYYKDITVNDITLRGYIDLGSKCTLMRRSSAELICNEWDTKNLPTLQGFGNSAVEPLGRITVMLGIGTVKAETEVLVVSDQYLRTAILVGQSFTEKPNVILLKTESELLFITTPDLSDNDSKVTLCADKDEIVLPKMTMPVNVIANDKYTGGLSLNRKTMKDKYPMPRIEDQLDRLGGNKYFTSLDLFSGYYQVPMSENTKPLTILTKKNASWHFDEAQVNAFKELKARLTTRPVLALYDPQGQATCFETLETRMAGAGKSYESDLITIYTKDFACTLPFATVCGGQATCFITFNTRKPEEYRRKAQKPIDIVHIHNYAARRHGATAAGSGQDTCSEILDTRVSEDNRIRTLIANAI